From a region of the Helicobacter hepaticus ATCC 51449 genome:
- the lgt gene encoding prolipoprotein diacylglyceryl transferase: METYSVWNRIYDYINPIAFKIFDISVHWYGIMYVSAMLIALLIAKAFITYRNERFPITQELLDSFFIWVEIGVILGGRIGYVLIYSPNRWEYLMQPWQMFNPYTNGVFVGISGFSYHGAMAGFVLAAIIFCYVKKQSFWIFMDLSAISIPLGYVFGRIGNFFNHELFGRVIESDSSLRDIGILVNGELRYPSQLFEAFAEGIIVFILLICLLRYAKKPGTLLVAYGVFYALARFVCEYFREADSQMGYFVFGLSMGQILSLVMLVISIFLGLFVFVQKPISSQKIKHQRKKK; encoded by the coding sequence TTGGAGACTTATAGTGTATGGAATAGAATCTACGATTATATTAATCCTATTGCATTTAAAATTTTTGATATAAGTGTGCATTGGTATGGCATTATGTATGTGAGCGCAATGCTTATCGCACTTTTGATTGCAAAAGCATTTATTACATATCGCAATGAGCGTTTTCCTATCACCCAAGAATTATTGGATAGTTTTTTTATTTGGGTGGAAATTGGTGTTATTTTAGGCGGACGCATTGGTTATGTGTTGATTTACTCGCCTAATCGTTGGGAATATCTTATGCAGCCGTGGCAAATGTTTAATCCTTACACCAATGGAGTATTTGTAGGTATCAGTGGTTTTAGTTATCACGGGGCAATGGCGGGGTTTGTCCTCGCGGCTATTATATTTTGCTATGTTAAAAAGCAATCTTTTTGGATATTTATGGATTTATCTGCTATTTCAATTCCATTAGGGTATGTTTTTGGACGCATAGGAAATTTTTTTAATCACGAGCTTTTTGGACGGGTAATTGAAAGTGATAGCTCCTTGCGAGATATTGGAATTCTTGTAAATGGAGAATTGCGTTATCCAAGTCAGCTTTTTGAAGCTTTTGCCGAGGGCATTATAGTATTTATTCTTCTTATTTGTTTATTGCGTTATGCAAAAAAGCCGGGCACTCTTCTTGTCGCGTATGGTGTATTTTATGCGCTAGCAAGATTTGTATGTGAGTATTTTCGTGAAGCAGATTCGCAAATGGGATATTTTGTATTTGGCTTATCAATGGGGCAGATTCTAAGTCTTGTAATGCTAGTTATAAGCATATTTTTAGGATTATTTGTTTTTGTGCAAAAACCTATTTCTTCTCAAAAAATAAAACACCAAAGGAAGAAAAAGTGA
- a CDS encoding DMT family transporter, with product MSLKKSYLFLMFAILTEVLAVNLMKASEGEIWGLMCMYVLLVLSYYFMALSLKRISVGVAYAIWEVLGAICVVCISVFYFGEEISFIQKIGIVLSISGIALINYAEIKRESKIDSMEG from the coding sequence GTGAGTCTAAAAAAAAGTTATTTATTTTTGATGTTCGCTATTTTGACTGAAGTGCTTGCAGTGAATTTAATGAAAGCAAGTGAGGGAGAGATTTGGGGGCTTATGTGTATGTATGTGTTGCTTGTGCTTTCTTATTATTTTATGGCTCTCTCATTAAAGCGTATTTCTGTGGGTGTAGCATATGCGATATGGGAAGTGTTAGGTGCGATTTGTGTGGTGTGCATTAGTGTATTTTATTTTGGCGAAGAGATTTCATTTATACAAAAGATTGGCATTGTATTGTCCATTAGCGGCATTGCTTTAATCAATTATGCCGAAATTAAGCGTGAATCAAAGATAGATTCTATGGAGGGCTAG
- a CDS encoding DMT family transporter, producing MTLAFIYVIISAILDVIANLFLKKSNVFTHKGYTIGCILMVWAAFSVLVLALESMPLSVAYSTWGAIGIIGTIFGGYVFFKEKLDFLGYIGVAMVVCGVILLHWES from the coding sequence ATGACTTTAGCATTTATATATGTAATAATTTCGGCGATTTTAGATGTAATTGCAAATTTGTTTCTTAAAAAATCTAATGTTTTTACACATAAGGGCTACACCATAGGCTGTATTCTTATGGTGTGGGCAGCTTTTAGCGTGTTGGTTTTAGCACTTGAGAGTATGCCACTAAGTGTAGCGTATTCTACTTGGGGAGCGATAGGAATTATTGGCACGATATTTGGGGGTTATGTGTTTTTTAAAGAAAAATTAGATTTTTTAGGATATATAGGTGTTGCTATGGTAGTATGCGGCGTGATATTATTGCATTGGGAATCTTAA